A genomic window from Silene latifolia isolate original U9 population chromosome Y, ASM4854445v1, whole genome shotgun sequence includes:
- the LOC141634104 gene encoding large ribosomal subunit protein mL101 (rPPR4)-like, producing MATTSSKVPQIGKMATITLKGRTKNIVANRSNKYVEEALFLKLFRQGGDEVTVRHQLNLFLKSRKRAFKWEVGDTIKKLRDRKHYYAALKLSDTMAGRGMNMTISDQAIHLDLIGKTHGVAAAENYFIDLPESSKNIECYGALLNIYCKELIPDKAEALMEKMKELGLPITAMSYNSLMTLYSKTGLPEKVPALVQEMKASDIMLQTYTYNVWMRALAAVKDIYGVERVLDEMKRDGRVAEDWTTYSNLASIYVESKMFDKAENALKELEKRNTSRELSPYQFLLTLYGKTGNLIEVYRLWRSLRLAFPKTPNVAYLNMIQRLVTLKDLKGAEKCFADWESSCTNYDIRIANVLMGAYIKDGSLQQAKELRKRACKRGAKPNAKTWEIFLEHYLKAGEVKLAVDCVERAVAIGRGDGSKWVPSTNVVNSIMGHFEQSKDVDGAEGFLEIVKKAEDKVEVEVFESLIRTYKAAGKTSPSMTRRLKMENIEASDECKKLLEVVSTE from the exons ATGGCGACAACATCTTCTAAGGTTCCCCAGATTGGAAAAATGGCGACAATCACACTGAAAGGGAGGACCAAAAACATCGTTGCAAACAGATCAAACAAGTACGTTGAAGAAGCTTTGTTCCTCAAGCTTTTTAGACAAGGCGGTGATGAGGTCACCGTGCGTCATCAATTGAACCTATTTCTCAAGTCTAGAAAAAGGGCTTTTAAATGGGAAGTTGGTGATACCATCAAGAAGCTTCGTGATCGCAAACATTATTATGCTGCTCTCAAG CTTTCTGATACCATGGCTGGAAGGGGCATGAATATGACTATCAGTGATCAAGCTATCCATCTGGATCTCATTGGCAAAACTCATGGAGTTGCTGCTGCAGAGAATTACTTTATTGACCTTCCTGAATCATCAAAAAACATAGAGTGCTATGGTGCTCTCCTTAACATATACTGTAAGGAGTTGATTCCGGACAAAGCTGAAGCACTCATGGAAAAGATGAAGGAACTAGGCCTCCCTATTACAGCCATGTCTTATAATAGCTTGATGACTCTCTACTCGAAAACAGGACTACCAGAAAAAGTACCAGCCCTGGTACAAGAAATGAAAGCCTCTGATATTATGCTACAAACTTACACATACAATGTTTGGATGAGGGCTTTAGCAGCTGTTAAAGATATCTATGGCGTCGAGAGGGTACTCGATGAGATGAAACGGGATGGACGAGTGGCTGAAGATTGGACAACTTACAGCAATTTAGCTTCAATATACGTTGAATCCAAGATGTTTGATAAGGCTGAAAATGCTCTTAAGGAGCTTGAAAAGAGGAACACCTCTCGAGAGCTTTCCCCATACCAATTCCTCCTCACACTGTATGGAAAAACTGGCAATCTAATTGAGGTTTATCGTTTATGGCGCTCTTTAAGGCTTGCATTTCCTAAAACTCCCAATGTGGCATATTTGAACATGATTCAGCGTTTGGTAACCTTGAAAGACCTAAAAGGTGCGGAGAAATGCTTTGCTGATTGGGAATCCAGTTGTACAAATTATGACATTCGTATAGCCAATGTACTCATGGGAGCTTACATCAAAGATGGTTCGCTCCAACAGGCTAAAGAGCTCAGAAAACGGGCTTGTAAGAGAGGGGCTAAACCCAATGCTAAAACTTGGGAAATCTTTTTGGAGCATTATTTGAAGGCAGGAGAAGTTAAACTAGCGGTCGACTGTGTTGAGCGGGCAGTTGCAATTGGCAGGGGCGATGGAAGCAAGTGGGTTCCGTCTACGAATGTAGTTAATTCAATAATGGGACACTTTGAACAGAGCAAGGATGTTGACGGGGCAGAAGGGTTTCTGGAGATTGTGAAGAAAGCCGAGGATAAAGTGGAGGTAGAGGTGTTTGAATCATTGATTAGGACCTATAAAGCTGCCGGAAAGACTAGTCCTTCCATGACTCGTCGTTTGAAGATGGAAAACATTGAGGCAAGTGATGAATGTAAGAAATTGCTTGAAGTGGTTAGCACAGAATGA
- the LOC141633833 gene encoding AP-1 complex subunit mu-2: MSGAASALFLLDIKGRVLIWRDYRGDVTAAQAERFFTKLIEKEGDPQSQNPVAYDNGVTYMYMQHNNVYLMAAARQNCNAASILLFLHRLVDVFKHYFEELEEESLRDNFVVVYELLDEIMDFGYPQFTEAKILSEFIKTDAYRMEVTQRPPMAVTNAVSWRSEGIAYKKNEVFLDVVESVNILVNSNGQIIRSDVVGALKMRTYLSGMPECKLGLNDRVLLEAQGRTTKGKAIDLDDIKFHQCVRLARFENDRTISFIPPDGAFDLMTYRLSTQVKPLIWVEAQIERHSRSRIEIMVKARSQFKERSTATNVEIELPVPSDATNPNIRTSMGSASYAPEKDALVWKIKSFPGGKEYMLRAEFSLPSIQSDEATPERKAPIRVKFEIPYFTVSGIQVRYLKIIEKSGYQALPWVRYITMAGEYELRLM; encoded by the exons ATGTCGGGAGCGGCCTCAGCGCTGTTCCTTCTCGACATTAAAGGTAGGGTTCTTATTTGGCGCGATTACCGTGGCGATGTTACCGCTGCTCAAGCCGAGCGTTTCTTCACCAAGCTCATCGAGAAAGAG GGTGATCCTCAGTCTCAAAATCCTGTCGCTTATGATAATGGAGTTACATACATGTATATGCAACACAACAATGTGTATTTGATGGCAGCTGCCAGGCAAAACTGCAATGCTGCAAGTATTCTTCTCTTTCTCCATCGTCTAGTTGAT GTTTTCAAGCATTATTTTGAGGAACTTGAAGAGGAGTCACTTAGGGATAACTTTGTTGTAGTG TATGAGTTACTTGATGAAATCATGGACTTTGGCTACCCTCAATTTACAGAAGCAAAAATTTTGAGCGAGTTCATTAAAACTGATGCTTATAGGATGGAAGTCACACAAAGGCCTCCAATGGCTGTAACCAACGCAGTATCATGGCGTAGTGAGGGAATAGCTTACAAAAAGAATGAA GTATTCTTGGATGTTGTTGAGAGTGTTAATATACTCGTAAACAGCAACGGGCAAATAATTAGGTCCGATGTGGTCGGGGCACTGAAAATGAGAACATATTTGAG TGGTATGCCTGAGTGTAAATTAGGCCTGAATGATAGAGTATTACTTGAAGCTCAAGGGCGGACAACTAAAGGAAAAGCCATTGATTTGGACGACATCAAATTTCATCA GTGTGTGCGTTTAGCACGCTTTGAAAATGATAGGACAATATCATTCATACCACCTGATGGAGCCTTTGATCTCATGACATATAGACTCAGCACTCAG GTAAAGCCTTTAATTTGGGTGGAAGCCCAGATTGAGAGACACTCAAGAAGTCGTATTGAGATTATGGTGAAAGCCCGAAGTCAGTTTAAGGAGCGAAG CACTGCAACAAATGTTGAGATTGAACTGCCTGTGCCATCTGATGCAACCAATCCAAATATTCGCACATCAATGGGTTCTGCTTCGTATGCACCCGAGAAGGATGCTTTAGTCTGGAAAATCAAATCTTTTCCAGGTGGCAAG GAATACATGCTGAGGGCCGAGTTTAGCCTTCCTAGTATCCAAAGTGACGAAGCAACTCCTGAAAGAAAAGCACCTATTCGTGTGAAGTTCGAGATTCCCTATTTTACTGTGTCAGGAATTCAG GTTCGTTATCTGAAGATCATCGAAAAAAGTGGATACCAGGCTTTGCCTTGGGTGAGGTACATAACTATGGCCGGGGAATATGAGCTGAGGCTAATGTAA